A DNA window from Mucilaginibacter xinganensis contains the following coding sequences:
- a CDS encoding glutamine synthetase beta-grasp domain-containing protein: MATKLEYIWLDGYKPTQSLRSKTKIEKDFSGKLEDCPNWSFDGSSTEQAPGGSSDCILKPVFICKDPGRLDAYLVMCEVLDSTGKPHESNGRALIQDDDNDFWFGFEQEYFLWDPETNKPLGFPAGGYPGPQGPYYCSVGANNAFGRDIVEEHLDVCLEAGLNVEGINAEVAAGQWEFQIFAKGAKEAGDQIWVARYLLERIGEAHGVSINWHCKPLGELDWNGSGMHANFSNTTLRTAGSKETYDKICEAFRPAVAECIAVYGAHNELRLTGKHETASIHDYSYGVSDRGASIRIPLYTVQKGWNGYLEDRRPNSAADPYKVAAVIIKTVKSAVL, translated from the coding sequence ATGGCAACTAAACTCGAGTACATCTGGCTTGATGGCTACAAACCAACACAAAGCCTGCGCAGCAAAACAAAAATTGAGAAAGATTTCAGCGGTAAATTAGAAGACTGTCCGAATTGGAGTTTTGACGGTTCATCAACCGAGCAGGCACCAGGCGGCTCGTCTGATTGTATCCTGAAACCTGTTTTTATTTGTAAAGACCCGGGAAGGCTTGATGCTTACCTGGTAATGTGTGAAGTACTTGATTCAACCGGTAAACCTCACGAGTCGAATGGCCGTGCGCTGATCCAGGATGATGACAACGATTTCTGGTTTGGTTTTGAGCAGGAATACTTTTTATGGGATCCGGAAACAAACAAACCGCTTGGTTTCCCGGCTGGTGGCTACCCAGGTCCGCAGGGTCCATACTATTGCTCAGTAGGTGCAAACAACGCTTTCGGTCGTGACATTGTTGAAGAGCATTTAGACGTTTGCCTTGAGGCTGGTTTAAACGTTGAAGGTATCAACGCAGAAGTTGCAGCAGGTCAGTGGGAGTTCCAGATCTTCGCTAAAGGTGCTAAAGAAGCCGGTGACCAAATTTGGGTTGCCCGTTATTTATTAGAAAGAATAGGTGAAGCGCATGGTGTGTCTATCAACTGGCATTGCAAACCATTGGGTGAATTAGACTGGAATGGTTCAGGCATGCACGCTAACTTCTCAAACACTACTTTAAGAACTGCAGGAAGCAAAGAAACTTACGATAAAATTTGCGAAGCTTTCCGTCCGGCTGTGGCTGAGTGTATCGCTGTCTATGGAGCGCACAATGAATTGCGTTTAACCGGTAAACACGAAACGGCTTCAATTCACGATTACAGCTACGGTGTTTCTGATCGTGGTGCATCAATCCGCATCCCGCTTTACACTGTACAAAAAGGCTGGAACGGCTACCTGGAAGATCGTCGCCCTAACTCGGCTGCTGATCCGTACAAAGTAGCTGCCGTTATTATAAAAACCGTTAAATCGGCTGTGCTTTAA